A region of the Halococcus agarilyticus genome:
CGACCACCGGCCTCCAGTCCGCGGTCGTGTCGCGCTCGGCATAGAGCACCTGTACCGGACAGTCGATCCCGTCGAGGGCGGCCACCGCGTCCGTACCCTCGTGGCCACGGTCGGGCGCGAGCGCGCTCACCGCTCGGAGTCCCTCCAGATCGGGGGCCGCACACAGCGCCATCGTCGCGCCGAAGCTGAACCCGAACAGGCCGACCGAATCGGCGTGCTCGTGTGCCCATTGGACGGCGTTTTTCAGGTCGGACTGCTCGCCTCGGCCCTCGTCCCAGTTCCCATAATCGAACCGGAGGCACGCGACGCCACGCTTCCGGAGTGCGTCGCTCACGGCCACGAGCCGCCGGTCGGAGCGCGTTCCGCCGTCCTGGGGATGGGGCGGACACGCGACGACGACTCGTTCGAGCTCCGGGTCCGTGCTCTCGTCCGGCGCGCCGTCCGGGCGATCGAGCGTTCCACGCACGTCCCGACCGCCGGGCACCACGACGTCCATCGTCCGGGGTTCGTGTAGGAGGTGTTTTAAGATGACGGGACTCCAACGGGCGGCATGGGAATCCTCTCGCGCGCGTCGTACGTCATCCGGTCGCGGCTGAACGCGGTCCTCGATAGCGCCGAGGACCCGGGCGAGCAGCTCGATTACTCCTACGAACAGCTCCGCGACCAGCTCCAGGACGTGAAGGGCGGGATCGCGGACCTCACCACCCAGAAGAAACGCCTCGAGATCCAGAAGCGCCGGCTGGAGGAGAACGTCGAGAAACACAACGAGCAGGCCCGCGAAGCCGTCCGTCAGGATCGCGACGACCTCGCACGCCAGGCCCTCGAAAAGAAAAAGCAGAAGATGACCCAGATCGAGGACCTCGAGGGTCAGATCGCCGAACTCCAGAACACTCAGGACCAGCTCGTCGAGAAGAAAAACACCCTCCAGGGCCGGATCGACGAGTTCCGCACGAAAAAGGAGACGATGAAGGCACGCTACGAGGCCGCCGAAGCGAGCACGAGAGTGTCCGAAGCGATGACGGGCGCTGGCGACGAGATGGAGGACGTGGGTCGGTCGATCGAGCGCGCGAACGAGCGGACCGAGGACATGGAGGCCCGTGCCGCGGCGATGGACGAGCTCGAGGAGTCGGGGGCGTTCGAGGACGCGCTCTCCGACAAGGACAGCATCGACCGCGAGCTCGAATCGCTCAGCACCGACAGCGAGGTCGACGCCGAACTGGAGACTCTCCAGGCCGAGATGGGGGCGGACGGTGGCTCCGAAACGGCGAGCGAGTCGACGAGCGAGGATGTCGAGTCGGCGACCACCGAGGTCGACGCCGGTGGAACCGACGGCGGCAGCGACGAACCGGCCGATCCCGCGGTCGAGGCCGAACTCGAAGAGCTCCAGAACGACGAGGACGGGTAGCGAAGCGCGCTCCCCGACCCCGGCCGATCCCGATCGTCGCGCCGCAACCACAACCTTTTGCCCGGCAGCGGTAGGAGAGGTGGTATGGCCGAGTCGGACGCCGACCAGCCGAGCGACACGATGCGCGAGCGGGTCGGCGAGAGTCGGACGAAGCTCTGGCTGTTGCTCGACGCCGACCGCCGCGTGATCGCGGCCATCCCCCTCTGTCTCGTGTTCGTCTCGCTCGTCGTGCTCGGCGTACTCGACCCCGCTCCGCTCTCGCGAGCGATCGTCACGGGCGACCCGTTCGAGACCGTCTTCCAGGGGTTTCTGACCGCCATCATCACCGGTGTGACGCTCGTGGTCACCATCAACCAGCTCGTGCTCTCCCAGGAACTCGGTGCGGTCGACGACCAGCGCGAGCGGATGTCCGGTGCGATGGAGTTCCGTGAGGACGTCGAGACCGCGATCGAGGCTCCGATCAGCCCCCCCGAACCGTCGAGCTTCCTCCGGGCGATCGTCGACGTGACACAGACGCGCGCGAACGCCCTCGAAGAGGCCGTCTCGGAGAGCCGGGACGAGCAGTTCATCGAACGCACCGAGGACTACGTCGACAGCCTCACCGTGAACGCCGAGACGGTCGGCAACCAGCTCGAAGACGCCCAGTTCGGCACGTTCGACCTCCTCTTCGCCGCGCTCGATTACAACTACTCGTGGAAGATCTACGAGGCACGCCGCCTCCGCAACGAGCACGAGGACTCGGTGACCGACGAAACCGACGACGCCTTCGAGGGACTCATCGAGGTGCTCAAGTTCTTCGGCCCGGCGCGCGAGCACTTCAAGACGCTGTACTTCGAGTGGGAACTCATCAACCTCTCGCGCGCGATGCTCTACTCCGCTGTTCCGGCACTGATCGTCATCCTCGGGGGGATCCTCTACGCCGACAACCCGGGGTCGATTCCCGGTGTCACGTTCGGGATCGAGAACCTCGTCTGGGTCGCGAGCGCCGCGTCGACGATCGCGCTGGTCCCGTTCATGCTGCTGCTCTCCTTTATCCTCCGGATCGCCACGGTCGCGAAGCGGACCCTCTCGATCGGGCCGTTCATCCTACGCGAATCCGCCCGGACCGAGGACATCGCGTGGGACGAGTAACGCTCCGTCCGACGGTCTGACGTCGATCAGTCGACGTTCTCGCCCTGGTAGCTTCCGTCGTATCGGCCGTCGTGGTCAGCCTCGGCGAGCACGAGCTGGGCGATGCGCGCGCTGCGCTCGATCTCGACGTCGTGGTGTACCTGGAGAAGCCCCTCGCCACGTCCCTCGTACCCCGCGTCCCAGACAGCGGTGTTGAGCATACACGAGTTGCGCATGAGCGACGAGCGCGGGTGGATGAATCCGATATGGCCGTCGGGGATCCGGACGGTTTCGGCGTACCGGACGACGTACCCGCCCGGTGGGAGATAGTAGGGATCGGTCGCGTTATCGGTCCCGAAATCGGTGTCGTCGGCTCCCGATCCCTCGGTGACGTGTTCGCGGCGTCGGTGACGGTCGCCGATCTCCTTGCCGTCGACCCCGATGTGGCCCGGCTCGTGCTGGGAGAACACCGCTTCGAGCGTGAGATCGACGCCGTTCGGCTGGATCTGTTCGGCCGTGACCGGCGTGACGTGCTCGGCGACGAACTGCCCGCTCTCGAACATACGCCCGTTTTTTCAAGGGGGAGCAAAGAGCTATCGGAGCGATACCGTCGTCGCCACGACCACGACTGGCGCTGTCACTCCGTATGGCAATACTTGCGGTGTGTGGCGGTCTTTCGTGCGAAACGCACGGGATTTATACCGGTGGCCGGCGGAGTGTTCGGTGCTATGGGACAAACGCTGACCGAGAAGATCCTCGATGACCACCTCGTCGAGGGCGAACTCGAAACCGGCGAGGAGATCGGGATCGACATCGACCAGGTGCTCACCCAGGACACGACCGGGACGCTGGTCTGGCTCCAGTTCGAGGCGCTCGGCCTCGACGAGGTCCAGACCGAACTCGCGGCCCAGTACTGCGACCACCAGACCTACCAGTTCGACTTCAAGAACTCCGACGACCACCGCTTCCTCCGGTCGGCGGCCGGCACGTTCGGCGCACACTTCTCCCGACCGGGCAACGGCATCTGCCATCAGGTTCACAAAGAACGGTTCGCCGCACCGGGCAAGACGATGCTCGGCAGCGACAGTCACACCCCGACGCCTGGCGGGATGGGCGAGCTCGCGATCGGCTCCGGCGGTCTCGACGTGGCCGTCGCGATGGGCGGCGGCCAGTACTACATCGAGATGCCCGAGGTCGTGAACGTCCGGCTCGAAGGCGACCTTCCCGACTGGGCCACCGCGAAGGACGTCATTCTCCACCTGCTCGGCGAGCTCTCGGTCAAGGGTGGCGTCGGCAAGGTGCTCGAATACACCGGGCCTGG
Encoded here:
- a CDS encoding alpha/beta hydrolase; this encodes MDVVVPGGRDVRGTLDRPDGAPDESTDPELERVVVACPPHPQDGGTRSDRRLVAVSDALRKRGVACLRFDYGNWDEGRGEQSDLKNAVQWAHEHADSVGLFGFSFGATMALCAAPDLEGLRAVSALAPDRGHEGTDAVAALDGIDCPVQVLYAERDTTADWRPVVERARELDLAVTALSADHFFVGQAEKVAAAVVGFFDEEW
- a CDS encoding PspA/IM30 family protein, giving the protein MGILSRASYVIRSRLNAVLDSAEDPGEQLDYSYEQLRDQLQDVKGGIADLTTQKKRLEIQKRRLEENVEKHNEQAREAVRQDRDDLARQALEKKKQKMTQIEDLEGQIAELQNTQDQLVEKKNTLQGRIDEFRTKKETMKARYEAAEASTRVSEAMTGAGDEMEDVGRSIERANERTEDMEARAAAMDELEESGAFEDALSDKDSIDRELESLSTDSEVDAELETLQAEMGADGGSETASESTSEDVESATTEVDAGGTDGGSDEPADPAVEAELEELQNDEDG
- a CDS encoding deoxyuridine 5'-triphosphate nucleotidohydrolase — protein: MFESGQFVAEHVTPVTAEQIQPNGVDLTLEAVFSQHEPGHIGVDGKEIGDRHRRREHVTEGSGADDTDFGTDNATDPYYLPPGGYVVRYAETVRIPDGHIGFIHPRSSLMRNSCMLNTAVWDAGYEGRGEGLLQVHHDVEIERSARIAQLVLAEADHDGRYDGSYQGENVD